Proteins encoded within one genomic window of Prosthecobacter fusiformis:
- a CDS encoding class I SAM-dependent methyltransferase → MPPPYSILTAESPVLSRRESHLLNSFDDLLHDFLSKGGPLPPEYSVLNRAVRHLGDAVRGGSLYQDEVSTYIRDLTQTHLKGTMQAQALERKYGYSGDFEIIDRIYTRHTSQDPDLRLWDLYFHSQAAPVAVRNRKGYFQDLMQAHLDAHIGKGTLAILNVASGPARDVREFFQNHPDAPVYMDCVDMDAHAIEYARKMCAPWSSQISFHHRNVLRFVPTRGYDLAWSAGLFDYLSDRVFIHVLKAMMAVTKPGGEVVIGNFSDYNPSRDYMELLGHWQLIHRSRETLTALAARAGASPDQVKIFWEPEGVNYFMHIRC, encoded by the coding sequence ATGCCGCCTCCCTACTCCATCCTCACTGCAGAGTCGCCCGTTCTCAGTCGGCGTGAGTCTCATCTCCTTAACTCATTCGATGACTTGCTGCATGACTTTTTGAGTAAAGGGGGTCCGCTTCCGCCGGAGTATAGTGTGCTCAATCGTGCGGTGCGCCACCTGGGGGATGCGGTGCGCGGCGGCAGTCTATACCAGGATGAAGTCTCCACTTATATTCGGGATCTCACCCAGACTCATCTGAAGGGCACCATGCAGGCGCAAGCACTGGAGAGGAAGTATGGGTATAGCGGGGACTTTGAAATCATCGACCGCATCTATACCCGGCATACCAGCCAGGACCCGGACCTCCGCCTGTGGGATCTATACTTTCACAGCCAAGCGGCACCCGTTGCCGTTCGGAATCGCAAAGGATACTTCCAGGACCTGATGCAGGCCCACCTGGATGCCCATATCGGCAAAGGCACCCTGGCCATACTCAATGTGGCCAGCGGCCCGGCCCGGGATGTCCGTGAATTCTTCCAAAACCATCCCGATGCCCCCGTCTATATGGACTGTGTGGACATGGATGCACATGCCATCGAATACGCCCGCAAGATGTGCGCGCCATGGTCATCGCAGATCAGCTTTCACCACCGCAACGTGCTGCGCTTCGTCCCCACACGCGGGTATGATCTGGCGTGGTCCGCAGGCTTGTTTGATTACCTGAGTGACCGCGTCTTTATCCATGTATTAAAGGCCATGATGGCAGTCACCAAGCCGGGTGGAGAGGTGGTGATCGGCAACTTTTCAGACTACAATCCCAGCCGGGATTACATGGAGCTGCTCGGCCACTGGCAGCTCATCCATCGCAGCCGCGAAACCCTGACCGCCCTCGCCGCACGGGCCGGTGCCTCACCCGACCAGGTCAAGATTTTCTGGGAACCCGAAGGCGTGAATTACTTCATGCATATCCGTTGCTAA